Part of the Kiritimatiellia bacterium genome is shown below.
AAACGTCCAGCGCCGCCAGTTGCGGTTTTTCGGCCAGCTGTTCGGCGGTTAGATATCTGGCGTTGGTTTTATCCATGATAACGATCCGCGCGTCGTTCCGCAACTTCCAGTGCAGCTGGCCCTTTCCGACGTCCACGGCAAAAACTTTGGCGGCCCCCCGCTGGAGAAGACAATCGGTGAACCCGCCGGTGGAGGCGCCCGTATCCAGGCAGATTTTTCCGGCGACATTGACGCCGAAGAAATTGAGGGCATGATCCAGCTTGTCCCCGCCGCGGCTCGCAAACCTCGTTTTTTCCGCAAGGGCGACAGCCGCTTCCGGCGCGACCATCTGGCTTGCCTTGGCGACGACCTGGCCGTCAACCCGCACCTGCCCGGCCAGGACAA
Proteins encoded:
- a CDS encoding TlyA family RNA methyltransferase — its product is MDKQRIDTLLLERGFAESRAKAQALVLAGQVRVDGQVVAKASQMVAPEAAVALAEKTRFASRGGDKLDHALNFFGVNVAGKICLDTGASTGGFTDCLLQRGAAKVFAVDVGKGQLHWKLRNDARIVIMDKTNARYLTAEQLAEKPQLAALDVSFISLTKVLPAVINIVASGGMIVALVKPQFEAERHEIKRGVVRSAEARLRALEKIRQFGAEKMHLTFKGACESPLKGPAGNIEYFICWTKTPETQRAIK